DNA sequence from the Ornithorhynchus anatinus isolate Pmale09 chromosome X4, mOrnAna1.pri.v4, whole genome shotgun sequence genome:
ggatccctgccctcatcaagGTTACGGTCTAGCGAGAGATTCTAcagcagcgctcagtacagtgcctggcacgtcgtaaacgcttaacagatagcatttatgattattacaagttggggatggggaagggacacCGTGTAAGCTTagatccaagagaagcagcgtggcctgggcgtcagaaggacccgggttctaatcccagctccgccacttgtctgctgtgtgacctcgggcaagtcacttcacctctctgcgcctcagttccctcatctgtaaaatggggattgagaccgtgagccccaacgtgggacggggactgtgcccaacccgatttgcatggaTCTACCACAGCGcgtagaacagcgcctggcacggtgCTTAACgagtattgttgttgttatcatcagAGCGACATCCTCAGCCTCTCACCTCAGACGGTCCCCGGCTCCCAGGGGTGCAGGAGGACGCGGGAGCGTCTCGGTTTCCTGGGGCTCTGGCGGGGCCGCGATGGGCTCAAAGCCTCCCTCTGTGAGCCGAGAGCCGGCCCGGAGCGGGACCGTGGGCCGAGCTGGGAACGAGGAGAGATCGGATAACGGCGTTCGGCGAGGGAAGGGCTCGGTGTCCGCGGAAGACCGTCCTGCGAATGCGAGTTCCCAGAATTCCGCCAGCTCGGTTATCCGGGGCACCTACCCACCCGGGGGGTAGTCTCCGTTTCTCCCCGGGCGGCCcggggagagagctggggcataataacgacgataatgatggcatttgttaagcgcttacggtgtgccaagcactgttctaagcactgggggagagaaaaggtcatcaggtcgtcccacgtggggccctctgtcttcatccccattttacagatgaggtcactgaggcccggagaagtgaagtgacttgcccaaagtcacccagctgacaagtggcggagccgggatcagaacccacgtcctctgactcccaagcccggggctcttgccactaagccacgctacttccgcttgctctgtgctaagcgaCGTGCAGATCGGACACCGTttcggtcccccgtggggttcgtaGTCaaaacgggagggagaacaggtattgaattcccattttacagatgacggcaTCGAGGcacagcgatttgcccaaggacccatGGCAGAccggcggcagaggtgggattagaacccaggcctcctggctcccagccccatgctccggtcgctaggccacgctgcctcccaaacTGACTTAATGGGCTTCGGGATCGAGCGGTCGATTtatcagttgtatctactgagcgcctttTCTGTGCACGGCACTCATTCCGTACAGTCACTACGtaactcattccatcgtatttattgagcgcttactgtgtgcaaggcactgtactaaacgcttgggagaggacagtaggacaaccaacagaaacattcccacccacagcaagctcacagtctagagggggacgttaatacaaataaataaaggattttatgcttgggagagaactataatAACAGAgatggcggacacattccctgcccacgaggagctgacgggCTGGAGGGTTTTGATCCAGAATTTGAAGTATTGCCCTCCGGCCCGTGACCGCAGGCGTTGGGAAGACGCGCTCCTCGGCTATTCAGCGGTCGGCGCCGTCTGAGCGTTCGACGCCGTCTGAGCGTTCGATTCCCACCCGGAGCTGTCCTGGGGTGTCGGacggtcagtcggttgtatttattgagcgcctgctgggtgcggagcaccgtccttagctgttgggagagtcatttcaatcattcagtagcatCCTCCaagctgtgaactcgttgtgggcagggaatgtcactgtttgttcattcattcaatcgtatttattgagcgctcactgtgggcagagcgctcggaagacaaagagagacaatccctgcccacaacgggctcacagtctagaagcggagagacAGAACTTAAAatgagtaaataggcatcaagagcatcaatataaataaatagaatttatatatatgtatatacatatagtacaacaataaacatatatataaatatatataaaggtGCGTACAATAAACATAAATTTATAAAGAATAAATATATAAACAATATATATAAACAACAATATGTACACAcctttatatatgtatttatatatgtgtttgttgttgtactgtaccttcccaagcgcttagcatggtgttctgcacacagtgtgcgatCGATAAaggtgaccgaatgaatgaatttgttgagtgcttactgtgtgcacagcactttactcagcacttgggagagtccaatagaacaggatgacagacacattccctgcccatgacgagcttagagtctagagggggaggcagacgttaatagaaagaaataaatgacagataatggACAGAAGCGGTGTGGGActcggtgggggggcggggaatgaacgaagggagcgaatcagggcgacgcagacgggagagggagaagaggagaggaggcccgaGCCGACCCAGGGTGGACCGTCCGGACCCCGGCCGCGGCTCTGAGGGAGAGCTCCCGCGTGCAGAGCTGAGCGACtgtccccccgaccccaggcggcggcccggccccggaATGCTCTGGCCGCCCCCACCGGCGCGGCCGTGTGGAGCAGAGACGTCACACCATCACCGACGGCGTGGACTACAGCACGGTAAGGCGCGGCCGGGCTTCCCACCCGGACCCTCGGGCAGAGGCGCGGAGGAAGGACTGGGCACCCGTCTCTCTCTACGCCACCCCGAGTGGCAGGCGGCGTCTCTCCCTTACCTGGCGACtcttctgttcctcccccctcgaCTCCCACGCTCACGGTGctctgcgttcattcattcaatagtatttattgagcgcttactatgtgcagagcaccgtactaagcgcttggaatgtacaattcggcaacaggtagagacgatccctgcccattgacgggctcgcggaCTAAacgtacgcagtaagcgctcggtaaatacggttgaatgaatgaatgaacctccaccTCGCTTTTCCCCTTCTTCAGCCCCTCCTGAGACCCCCGATTCCCTCTCGGGGGTCggacctggagggtttccaggccTCTAGCAGCCTcgactgaaggagggagagtcaagcagaggcctacccattccattcccagctcgggcagcggctagcggGTGGCAGGCCACCTGCttccagtcaaaactcacccgcgctgggcggtggcggcacgggagagtcgagggaggagactcaagtctgCTGCGCGGAAAGAGGCGAGGGTCAACCGTTTCCGGATTTTGACCAccggatccgctaccggaacgatcgcggatggagagcggggcgttccgggagagatgcctCCGGGGCGTCGCTGTGGGCCGGAGACGACGGCATAAGATGAAACGGGCGTCCCCTAAAGTCCCCGCAGCCTCCCTTTCTAACCCCCGAGGGCCTCGCCGACTAggagagcggcgtggcctaatgataAATTACAGTGCTGGTAtataacgcttagaacagcgcttggctcgtggtgagcacttaccgagtaggaggctgtgggccggggaggccgagcgGAGGCGGGTTGTTGGGGTACAGAGACCGAGGAGGGGTAGCCGAGGGCTATGGAGGCCGAGGGAGGCTGAGGGGGGCTGGCCGCTGTCCTCGCAGCTgcagcagatgagggagctggagCGAGAGAAAGCCATCCTGCTTCAGGGCCTGGAGATGATGGAGCAGAGTCACCAGTGGTACCGGCGGCAGATACAGTTGGTCAACGAGCGCCAGAGGCAGCTGGGAAAAAGCAAGAAGAGTAACGTGAGTCTGGCTCTCCCCACAGCTCTCCTGACCCAGAAGCCCCTTCTCTTCTtggctcccccaaccctccccccgaGGATGGTGCCGACATCACCCCCTCACCCTTCCGAGCctcactgaaggcgcatctcctccaagaggccttccctgactgcgccctcctttcctctcctcccgctcccttctgcctcaccctgactcgctccctttattcatccccaccccatTTACGTCCGTGCCtgccatttctttatttctattaacggcggtctcccccaactctagacggtgagctcgttgtgggcggggaataataatgataatgattatggtatttgttaagcgtttactatgtgctgagcactgttctaagagctggggtagatccagggtcgtcggattgtcccacatggggctcacattttttaatccccatttttacagatgaggtaactgaggcacagagaagttaagtgacttgcccaaggtcacacagggaatgtgtctgttgttatattgtgccacccaagtgcctaggccagtgctctgcacgcagtaagcgctcagtaagtataaaTGACTGACCGACTTCCGCAGAGGATGTTCGAGTCCCCGCTTCGGGTTTCCCCGGGGGGACCCGGGCCGCGGTCCTGCCCTCAGACCTCtagattccttctcctcctcctcctcctccgtccaggACGCCGTGGACGAGGGGAGCGTCAGTCCCCTGGGGCAGCTGCTGCCCAAGCTACAGGAGGTGATCCGCTGCCTGGGAGAACTCCTGGCTGCCGCGTGCTCAGGAAAGGTCAGTGCTTCGGCCGCGGTCCTCCGTCCGGGCCCTGCCGCAGGGCCGGCTGGAAACTGGCCCTCGCCACCCCCCGCCCGCCAGTGGTTCCCCCAGCAGCGTGAGCCCCCAGCACCCTCTTCGGGCCAGAGGTGCGGAGCGTTCTCTAccccctctttttaaaaaaaaagtaaaaaaattggtatttgttaagcgcttgctctgtacaaggcaccgttctaagcaccgggataaataatgatgttggtatctgctaagcgcttactaggtgccgagcaccgttctaagcgctgggggagatacagggtcatcaggttgtcccacgtggggctcacacacttttaatccccgttttaccgatgagggaactgaggcacagagaagttaagtgactcgcccacggtcacacagctgacgagtggcagagccgggagtcgaactcatgacctctgactccgaagcccgggctctttccaccgagccacgccgctaacgaagttggacacggtccacgtcccacatgggggctcacagtcctaacccccattttacagatgaaggagcggaatcacagaaaagtgaagtgactcatccgaggtcacacagcagataggtggcagagccggaattagaacccgggtccttctgactcccaggctagcactccatccactgggcctcactgctgctgctgctggttgcGGTGGTTGCCCGTGGACACCCGAGAGAGATTTAAATACCAACTCCAGGGTACGGCAGATTTTGCCTTTTCAATCTGAACTGGTGTCTCTGCTCACCTGAAGagttaggctgtgagacccaggaGAGATCTGAGTGGGAGATATTGTACAAAGCATGTCTTTCCTCATTCACCTCCAAATATTCCTTTTACTTCCTCCATTCTTAAAGTCTGGTGACAGTGGGGATGGTGAGTGGGGCTggtagttaataacaataataataataataataatggcgtttgttaagcacttactatgtgcctggcactctactaagcgccggggtggatacaagcaaatcgggttggacccagtccctgtcctacacggggctcacagccttcacccccgttttacagatgaggcaactgaggcacagagaattgaagtggccgcacaccagacaagtggcggagtcaggattagaacccatgatcgtccgcctccccggcctgtgctctatcctctatgccttgtgcttagtccagtattctgcgtcatcattaatggcatttaatgagcgcttactatgtgcagagcggctcactgtgggcagggaatatgtctgtactctccccagcgcttaatacagtgctctgcacatagtgagaactcagtaaataggattcaatgaatgaatgcttggtagATTACAATAGAAcggcgcgcagtaagcactcaaatgggATTGAATAAGGTGCCTATTCGCCGCTTTGGCCGTTTCCCCTCCCTGTGATTTTAAAGTAAACATTTTATTAGACGTTAAAATATGTCTGCCtcgccccactagactgtaagctccttgatggcagggattgttCAGCTCGCCGAGGGCCGGAATGTGTCCGTCTGTCGTCGTGTTAtcttctcccgagtgctttgcacacagtcagcgctcaataaatacgactgaatcgatgaatattcaccccagcctcagccccttgTGTACAGGGGCCGGGTCTAccaacggtactctcccaagtgcttagcgcagtggtcTGAACACCGTAAGGACtcgattaaataccactgacgatcgCTTAATTAATCCCGCTTCCCCCACCAGAACGTGGGGTCCTCCTCCTCCGGATCGAGCGTCCAGGCTGGCCCCCTGCTCGGTGTGGCTCGCCTCGCCGGAGGGTACCCCCAGGACCACCCCcacgaccaccaccaccataTCA
Encoded proteins:
- the SAPCD2 gene encoding suppressor APC domain-containing protein 2; its protein translation is MALSPRGPGRSAAGASAPGPPRAFLRSLRTLFDILDDGRRGYVQLRDIESRWREADARDLPRGVPDALRGVAQAGGRLTFDGLVAGLRTSLLGADGPRRDPGGGPAPECSGRPHRRGRVEQRRHTITDGVDYSTLQQMRELEREKAILLQGLEMMEQSHQWYRRQIQLVNERQRQLGKSKKSNDAVDEGSVSPLGQLLPKLQEVIRCLGELLAAACSGKNVGSSSSGSSVQAGPLLGVARLAGGYPQDHPHDHHHHIIHMLKEQNRLLTKEVTEKSERITQLEQEKLALIKQLFEARARSHHDTSQLDSTFM